From the genome of Gemmatimonadales bacterium, one region includes:
- a CDS encoding cytochrome c produces MRKAILFAGLVLLSGCNFWYNDVPSPDDLMHHIPWFDHMIVAKSVNPYSSAAVPRYTPAGAVPVGGGEADWRTTDPSKLQYGFDTLYAKKLVRPANLTTRPDSRSGQEVFNTYCAVCHGFAADGNGPVKEMLAPSLLTAQARAFPDGYLYSMVRYGRGRMPQYGDKITRIDERWAVVDYLRSLQAKSPAPPAPAPTKGSH; encoded by the coding sequence ATGCGTAAGGCGATCCTGTTCGCCGGGCTGGTACTGCTCAGCGGCTGCAACTTCTGGTACAACGACGTTCCGTCGCCCGACGATCTGATGCACCACATTCCGTGGTTTGATCACATGATCGTGGCGAAGTCGGTGAATCCGTATTCGAGCGCGGCCGTGCCGCGGTACACTCCGGCCGGCGCAGTGCCGGTGGGCGGCGGTGAAGCCGACTGGCGCACCACCGATCCGTCCAAGCTGCAATACGGCTTCGACACGCTGTACGCCAAGAAGCTGGTGCGTCCCGCCAACCTGACGACGCGCCCCGACTCGCGCAGCGGGCAGGAGGTCTTCAATACCTACTGCGCCGTCTGTCACGGCTTCGCCGCCGACGGGAACGGTCCCGTGAAGGAGATGCTCGCGCCGTCGCTGCTCACCGCGCAGGCGCGCGCTTTCCCTGACGGCTACCTGTACAGCATGGTGCGCTACGGCCGCGGCCGGATGCCGCAGTACGGCGACAAGATCACCCGCATCGACGAACGCTGGGCGGTCGTCGATTACCTCCGCTCGCTGCAGGCGAAGTCGCCGGCGCCGCCGGCACCCGCACCGACCAAGGGGAGCCATTGA